The Vicia villosa cultivar HV-30 ecotype Madison, WI linkage group LG1, Vvil1.0, whole genome shotgun sequence genome includes a region encoding these proteins:
- the LOC131598891 gene encoding zinc finger BED domain-containing protein RICESLEEPER 1-like codes for MLSTALNFKIAFASYKEREPHYAYAPSLEEWDKVEKVCKLLEVFNRATHVISGSEYPTANLYLSEVWKVKEILDMENEDEDLFMREMASPMKLKFDKYWGGCNMLMAIASVLDPRCKFHMVRICFPKIYKSKEVVDENIKKVKHSLEELYDEYVAISLTESSSSSSAINLDNSNQSSSQVNIAPIRTGFDEIMSIIQENEAIPPIKSELQDYLDEGIYIPKSSSFCALDWWRNNSMKSKILSKMAADILVIPISTVTSESTFSAGGRVIDEFRSKLNEESVEALICGGDWFRHKYNVKKKLKVEKEEIYITLKI; via the exons ATGTTGTCAACTGCTTTGAACTTtaagattgcatttgcatcctACAAAGAAAGAGAGCCTCATTATGCTTATGCCCCTTCGCTTGAAGAATGGGACAAAGTTGAGAAAGTTTGTAAACTGCTAGAAGTGTTCAATCGTGCTACTCATGTGATCTCAg GTAGTGAGTATCCGACTGCAAATCTGTATTTGTCAGAAGTCTGGAAGGTGAAAGAAATACTTGATAtggaaaatgaagatgaagatctcTTTATGAGAGAGATGGCAAGTCCAATGAAATTAAAATTTGACAAATATTGGGGAGGATGTAATATGTTGATGGCTATAGCTAGTGTTTTGGATCCTAGGTGCAAATTTCATATGGTGCGTATATGTTTTCCCAAAATATATAAATCTAAAGAAGTTGTTGATGAGAATATAAAAAAGGTCAAGCATTCACTTGAAGAGTTATATGATGAGTATGTAGCTATATCTTTGAcagagtcttcttcttcttcttctgctatTAATTTGGATAATAGTAATCAATCATCATCCCAAGTGAATATTGCACCTATCAGAACTGGATTTGATGAGATTATGAGTATTATTCAAGAAAATGAAGCCATTCCTCCAATAAAATCAGAATTGCAAGATTATCTTGATGAAGGTATTTACATTCCTAAAAGTAGCTCTTTTTGTGCTTTGGATTGGTGGAGGAACAATAGCATGAAATCTAAGATATTGTCAAAGATGGCTGCTGATATACTAGTTATTCCAATCTCAACTGTGACATCTGAGTCCACTTTCAGTGCTGGAGGTAGAGTTATAGATGAGTTTCGCTCTAAACTAAATGAAGAATCTGTTGAAGCTCTCATTTGTGGTGGAGATTGGTTCCGCCATAAGTATAATgtgaagaaaaaattaaag GTTGAAAAAGAGGAGATATATATCACCTTGAAGATCTGA
- the LOC131598871 gene encoding uncharacterized mitochondrial protein AtMg00860-like codes for MEHLRVVLSVLQEKQLLTKFSKCEFWMSEVMFLGHVISGGGIYVDPTKVEAVINWEQPKNATEARSFLGLASYYRRFIMGFSKLALPLTRLTRKEVSFEWNSECEKSFQKLKEKLTTAPVLMIPYPNRSYEVFYDDSKTGLGGVLMQDGKFMAYALRQLRSHEENYPTHDLELATIVFALKV; via the coding sequence ATGGAGCATTTGAGAGTTGTATTGTCGGTTCTTCAAGAGAAGCAGTTGCTTACAAAGTTTAgcaagtgtgagttctggatgTCTGAAGTCATGTTTCTTGGACATGTCATATCCGGCGGTGGCATATATGTAGACCCTACAAAGGTAGAAGCAGTAATAAATTGGGAGCAACCCAAGAATGCAACTGAGGCCCGTAGTTTCCTAGGATTGGCAAGTTACTATCGGAGGTTCATTATGGGCTTTTCTAAGTTGGCACTACCTTTGACCAGGCTTACAAGAAAGGAAGTTTCATTCGAATGGAATTCAGAATGTGagaagagttttcagaaactcaagGAGAAGTTAACTACTGCTCCGGTGTTAATGATCCCATATCCAAATCGATCTTACGAAGTATTCTACGATGATTCTAAGACAGGTTTAGGTGGAGTGTTGATGCAAGATGGGAAATTCATGGCTTACGCATTAAGACaattgagatctcatgaagagaattaccctACTCATGACCTTGAACTTGCAACAATAGTATTTGCACTCAAGGTGtag
- the LOC131598861 gene encoding uncharacterized protein LOC131598861, whose product MKKQVHGDRSTQPFWCGKCKGIQYGDCKTAPVQCFKCQGFCHIRKDCTAPDVPEKTKGRVYTLDARKTQGNTNLFVVTCYVNNQPLFVLVDYGATHSFVSYHCVRRLGFEASPLPNPMIILSATEDVVEAREVCKECSITFNGRRFLIDLNCLPLKKIDVVLAMDWLLANSVYIGCKEKAIFIPAEETTPTEAIGQLLEGVINMVNYLFTQEKSFLLALTVDSIGPDVFPEDVTSLPPKREVEFSIDLVPGTAPVSISLYRMSPAELRELKSQLEDLLAKLFIRPSVSPWRAPVLLVKKKDGSMRLCIEYCHLNKVTIKNKYHLPRIDDLLDQLKVACVFSKIDLRSGYHQIWVKSSNVSKKTFKKRYGHYEFLVMPFGVTNAPPVFMDYMN is encoded by the coding sequence ATGAAGAAACAGGTTCATGGTGATCGCTCTACCCAACCTTTTTGGTGTGGTAAGTGTAAGGGAATACAGTATGGAGATTGCAAGACAGCCCCAGTGCAATGCTTCAAATGTCAAGGATTTTGTCACATTAGGAAGGATTGCACCGCTCCGGATGTTCCTGAAAAGACTAAAGGTCGTGTTTACACCTTAGACGCAAGGAAGACTCAAGGGAACACTAATCTTTTTGTTGTTACATGTTATGTTAATAATCAGCCCTTGTTTGTGTTAGTTGATTATGGGGCAACACATTCTTTCGTCTCTTATCATTGTGTGCGGAGACTTGGTTTTGAAGCAAGTCCTCTCCCGAATCCTATGATTATCTTGTCGGCCACTGAAGACGTAGTAGAAGCTCGAGAGGTTTGCAAGGAGTGTTCTATTACTTTCAATGGTCGTAGATTCTTGATTGACCTCAATTGTCTACCGCTTAAGAAGATCGATGTAGTATTAGCTATGGACTGGTTGTTAGCTAACTCAGTGTACATCGGTTGTAAAGAGAAGGCTATCTTTATTCCTGCTGAGGAGACTACTCCGACTGAGGCCATTGGACAACTGCTTGAAGGTGTGATTAACATGGTTAATTACCTTTTTACTCAAGAGAAGTCTTTTCTTTTGGCTCTTACCGTGGACTCCATTGGACCTGATgtatttcctgaagatgttaCTTCTCTTCCGCCAAAAAGGGAAGTtgaattctctattgatcttgttccGGGTACCGCTCCAGTTTCGATTTCCCTTTATCGAATGTCTCCTGCCGAATTAAGGgagttgaagagtcagctagaagatttgTTGGCAAAActcttcattcgtcctagtgtttctccatggaGAGCCCCAGTCttattagtaaagaagaaggacggTAGTATGCGTTTGTGCATTGAATATTGTCACTTGAATAAGGTAACCATAAAGAACAAGTACCATCTAccacggattgatgacctccttGATCAATTGAAAGTAGCCTGTGTGTTCTCAAAGATTGACCTTAGATCGGGATATCATCAAATTTGGGTTAAGAGTTCGAATGTATCGAAGAAGACTTTTAAGAAGAGATACGGCCATTACGAGTTCTTGGTTATGCCATTTGGGGTAACCAATGCTCCTCCTGTCTTTATGGATTACATGAACTGA